In the Cellulomonas sp. C5510 genome, ACGACACCCTGCCGCGCGTGCTCGGTGCGACCGCACTCGCCGGCGCCGGAGCCGCCGCGTGCGCGCAGCTCACCTGGCACCGCGCGGCACGGCGTCCCCGCGCGGGCCAGCGCCTCGTCCCCACCACGTCCGGGAGCCGGCTGGCGGTCCGGTACAGCGAGGGCACGGACCCCACCGCGCCCCTGCTGGTGTTCGAGAACTCGCTCGTCGCCACCCAGGAGTACTGGGACGCGCTCGTGCAGCAGCTCGGTGGCGCGTACGCGACGCTCACGTACGACCGGCCCGGCTACGGCGCCAGCACGGCGGGCCGGGGGCCGGCGCTCGCCGACCACGCCCGGGACCTCGACGACCTGGTCGAGCGGTACCGCCGCGGGCGGGAGGTCTGGCTCGTCGGGCACTCCCTCGGGGGCTTCCTCGCCCTGGAGGCGGCCGACGCGCTGCGCACGGCTCCGACGGGTCTGGTGCTGCTCGACCCGACCGCGAGGACCCTCACGCCGGACGGCGCCAGCGCGGTCGACCAGGAGTCGATGGACACGCTCACCGCGAGCTTCCCGCTGATGGAACGGTCGCTGCGGGCCGGGTGGGGGGCGTTCCTCAGCCCGCGGGTGTGGGCGATCCCCGCGTCGCCCGGCTCCGCACGGCGGATCGCTGCCGTCTACCGGGACCCCGGGATCTGGCGGGCCGGACGGCTGGAGTGGCGGGCTGCGACGGCGCGCATCCTCGCGCCCCCCGCACCCGCGCGGCGGCCCGCCGTGCCGGCCCTCGTCCTGACCGCCTCCACCAGCGCGGCGCTGCACCCGGCCGCGACCGCCGCCCACCGCGGGCTCGCGGAGCGGCACCCCGACGGCGAGCACCTCGTGGTCCGCGGCACGCACGACGGGCTGCTGACCGCGGCCGGTCCGGTCGCCGCGGTCGCCGAGCACATCCGCAGGTTCGTGGACGACCTGTCCGCCCGCCGCCCCTGGTCGGGTGCCGCCGTCGCGGAGTCCGCGTGATGTCCGCGCGCCGGGACCGCGGCGACGCCGCTGTCGTGGTCGTCGTCGCGCTGGCCGCCTGGGTGCTCGCGACCGCCACCGGCCAGCACCCGAACCAGAACTTCGACCGCGTCCGCGGCATCGACCGGGCGTCGGTGCTGCTGCCCAACTGGCGCTTCTTCGCGCCGGTCCCCGCCAACAAGGACGTCGTGCTGCTGCACCGGGTGCGTCGGGACGGACGCATCGGCGAGTGGCAG is a window encoding:
- a CDS encoding alpha/beta fold hydrolase, with amino-acid sequence MDRSDLRRALRHLETRDGALTATERLSALVTLWSSLEHLANGANRRPGGFNDWQQLRRTGLAEQRAVRSVLDVVARPPVLTALHCARIAASAVHLAPVRDRRVRAVAAAVNAGTGLLTAPVHHNGGDGSDQVGFFTQALSAVARARPGTRTTNAVLWTLASQATLAYLVSGWVKLAGEPWRRGSALDGVMRTRTYGAEPVYRIVHRHPVLARAGEIGTLALECGFPAVFLPHRGLRVAYLGAVAGMHASIAGVMGLGRFLPAFLALQPAVLYTAGTAPGRDDTLPRVLGATALAGAGAAACAQLTWHRAARRPRAGQRLVPTTSGSRLAVRYSEGTDPTAPLLVFENSLVATQEYWDALVQQLGGAYATLTYDRPGYGASTAGRGPALADHARDLDDLVERYRRGREVWLVGHSLGGFLALEAADALRTAPTGLVLLDPTARTLTPDGASAVDQESMDTLTASFPLMERSLRAGWGAFLSPRVWAIPASPGSARRIAAVYRDPGIWRAGRLEWRAATARILAPPAPARRPAVPALVLTASTSAALHPAATAAHRGLAERHPDGEHLVVRGTHDGLLTAAGPVAAVAEHIRRFVDDLSARRPWSGAAVAESA